Proteins from one Bacillota bacterium genomic window:
- a CDS encoding NifU family protein yields MQDRAAQEKAEQQGPEQGRVEAVLNRVRPMLQADGGDVELVGIAGGVVKVRLKGTCGGCPFAAMTIKNGIEAALKAEIPEVKAVQAV; encoded by the coding sequence TTGCAGGACAGGGCAGCACAGGAAAAGGCTGAGCAGCAGGGGCCGGAGCAGGGCAGGGTGGAAGCCGTGCTGAATCGCGTGCGCCCCATGCTCCAGGCAGATGGCGGTGACGTGGAACTGGTCGGCATCGCGGGCGGAGTGGTCAAGGTGCGCCTCAAGGGGACCTGCGGCGGGTGCCCGTTCGCAGCCATGACCATCAAGAATGGGATCGAGGCCGCCCTCAAAGCGGAGATCCCGGAGGTGAAGGCGGTCCAGGCAGTGTAG
- a CDS encoding DMT family transporter has protein sequence MHPSPYAVLGAAVVSVSFSSLFIRLSSAPPLAIAAYRMGFTTLILAALLVRFDRGALSRLSGKELAWCFASGSFLALHFATWITSLFYTTVASSTVLVSLQPLFVMAGSHFLYRERVPPLGLAAAGLAIAGSALIGGGDVRAGGASLWGDVLAFTGAAMVAGYVLIGRRLRQKLSLLGYTVPVYGVCSLLLFLMSALNGQRLTGFPGRDWLLFLALAVVPTIGGHTLYNYCLRYLPAHVVSVASLGEPVGASLLVLALLGEVPAVTTMLGGVLVLGGIAWFLILTAPPVPRR, from the coding sequence ATGCACCCGTCACCGTACGCCGTCCTGGGTGCGGCGGTGGTTTCCGTTTCGTTTAGTTCCCTGTTCATCCGGCTCAGTTCAGCCCCCCCCCTGGCCATAGCGGCATATCGCATGGGCTTCACCACCCTCATCCTGGCCGCCCTCCTCGTGCGTTTCGACCGGGGTGCGCTGAGTCGCCTGAGCGGAAAAGAGCTGGCCTGGTGCTTCGCTTCCGGCTCCTTTCTGGCCCTTCACTTTGCCACCTGGATCACCTCGCTCTTTTACACCACGGTGGCCAGTTCCACGGTACTGGTGTCCCTGCAGCCCCTCTTCGTCATGGCGGGATCTCACTTTCTGTACCGCGAGAGGGTGCCGCCCCTGGGCCTGGCGGCTGCGGGCCTGGCCATCGCCGGGAGCGCCCTGATCGGGGGAGGAGACGTGCGGGCGGGGGGCGCCTCTCTGTGGGGTGACGTGCTGGCGTTCACGGGTGCCGCCATGGTGGCCGGGTACGTACTCATCGGGCGCCGCCTGCGCCAGAAGCTGAGCCTCCTCGGGTATACCGTCCCCGTGTACGGGGTTTGCAGCCTGCTCCTGTTCCTCATGTCCGCTTTGAACGGACAGCGCCTCACCGGCTTTCCCGGCAGGGACTGGCTGCTCTTTCTGGCCCTGGCCGTGGTGCCCACCATCGGCGGTCACACCCTGTACAACTACTGCCTCCGCTACCTGCCCGCCCACGTGGTGTCCGTCGCCAGCCTGGGCGAACCCGTGGGGGCGTCTCTGCTGGTGCTGGCCCTTCTGGGCGAGGTGCCGGCCGTCACCACGATGCTGGGGGGCGTACTGGTCCTGGGCGGCATCGCCTGGTTCCTTATCCTGACCGCCCCGCCGGTCCCCCGGAGGTGA
- the pxpB gene encoding 5-oxoprolinase subunit PxpB has translation MPVKPRYLVAGDSSLVVELGEGIDPAVNRRVQSLARVIRERGPAGVVEVVPAYRSLLVYYRPWELPLHALLGWLARLEVWEVDPGPSRLVRMPVVYGEEFGPDLEEIARFARISPQEVAAIHAGRDYMVYCLGFAPGFPFLGKVAPEIAIPRLATPRTRVPAGSVGIAGEQTGIYPSESPGGWRLVGRTPLPLFAPHRDPPTLLQPGDRVRFLPITAEEFRDWQERARREGVETVWPEVVGERG, from the coding sequence ATGCCTGTTAAGCCTCGCTATCTTGTGGCCGGAGACAGCAGCCTGGTGGTGGAGCTGGGGGAGGGTATCGATCCCGCCGTCAACCGGCGCGTCCAGAGTCTGGCCCGGGTGATCAGGGAGCGGGGCCCCGCCGGCGTGGTGGAGGTGGTTCCCGCCTACCGTTCGCTGCTGGTCTACTATCGGCCCTGGGAGCTTCCTCTCCACGCCCTGCTGGGGTGGCTGGCCCGCCTGGAGGTGTGGGAAGTCGATCCGGGGCCGTCCCGCCTGGTGCGCATGCCGGTGGTATACGGGGAGGAGTTCGGCCCCGACCTGGAGGAGATCGCCCGCTTTGCCCGCATATCCCCCCAGGAAGTGGCGGCCATCCATGCCGGCCGGGATTATATGGTGTACTGCCTGGGGTTTGCCCCCGGCTTTCCCTTCCTGGGCAAGGTGGCTCCCGAGATCGCCATCCCCCGGCTGGCCACCCCCCGCACCCGGGTGCCGGCCGGGTCGGTGGGGATTGCCGGGGAGCAAACCGGCATCTATCCCTCGGAAAGCCCGGGGGGCTGGCGCCTGGTGGGGCGTACCCCCCTGCCTCTATTTGCTCCCCACCGCGACCCGCCCACCCTCCTCCAGCCCGGCGACCGCGTGCGCTTTTTGCCCATAACCGCCGAGGAGTTTCGGGATTGGCAGGAGCGGGCCCGGCGTGAGGGCGTGGAAACGGTGTGGCCGGAAGTGGTGGGGGAGAGGGGATGA
- a CDS encoding biotin-dependent carboxyltransferase family protein, which yields MKAPLIRVMEGGLLTTVQDLGRPGYQALGVSPAGAVDEYALRMANWAVGNPAGAAALEITLIGPRLSFTAETLIAIAGADLGPVVDGEPIPMWTAVPVRAGSVLAFTGGDCGCRAYLAVAGGIDVPPALGSRSTDLLGRFGGLEGRVLRAGDELPVGEPGSAGPRPVPPELVPVYPEHLLARVVLGPQEDHFTSEGVRVFLGSSYQVTPRSDRVGLRLEGPVIRHRGRADVVSDGMPAGAVQVPQDGRPLVVLANRQTVGGYPKIATVVSTDVWRLGQLRPGNRVSFHAVAPEEAHRLAIRFWQLWDEEQLAQRVRGHTTRWSLTISGVRYSLSLEESQEE from the coding sequence ATGAAGGCACCGTTGATCAGGGTCATGGAGGGGGGACTGCTCACCACCGTGCAGGACCTGGGGCGTCCCGGCTACCAGGCGCTGGGGGTTTCCCCGGCGGGCGCGGTGGACGAGTACGCCTTGCGCATGGCCAACTGGGCGGTGGGCAACCCTGCCGGTGCGGCAGCGCTGGAGATAACCCTCATCGGTCCCCGGCTCTCGTTCACCGCGGAGACGCTCATTGCCATCGCGGGCGCGGACCTGGGCCCCGTCGTCGACGGCGAGCCGATCCCCATGTGGACGGCCGTCCCCGTGCGAGCGGGGAGCGTGCTGGCCTTTACCGGGGGCGACTGCGGCTGCCGGGCTTACCTGGCGGTGGCGGGAGGCATCGATGTTCCCCCCGCGCTGGGCTCCCGGTCCACAGACCTGCTGGGACGGTTCGGAGGGCTGGAAGGGAGGGTGCTGCGGGCGGGGGACGAGCTCCCGGTGGGCGAGCCCGGGAGCGCGGGTCCCCGTCCCGTCCCCCCGGAGCTGGTGCCCGTGTATCCGGAGCACCTGCTTGCCCGGGTGGTGCTGGGTCCCCAGGAGGATCACTTCACTTCTGAGGGCGTGCGCGTCTTCCTGGGGTCGTCTTACCAGGTGACTCCCCGATCGGACCGGGTGGGACTGCGCCTGGAGGGCCCCGTCATCAGGCACCGGGGGAGGGCGGACGTGGTTTCCGACGGGATGCCGGCGGGGGCGGTGCAGGTGCCCCAGGACGGGCGCCCCCTGGTGGTGCTGGCCAACCGCCAGACGGTGGGCGGCTACCCCAAGATCGCCACCGTGGTCTCCACCGATGTCTGGCGCCTGGGGCAGCTGCGGCCGGGCAACCGGGTATCATTCCACGCCGTGGCGCCCGAGGAGGCCCACCGCCTGGCCATCCGTTTCTGGCAGCTCTGGGACGAGGAGCAGCTGGCGCAAAGAGTGCGGGGCCACACCACCAGGTGGTCCCTCACCATCTCGGGTGTGCGGTATTCCCTCTCCCTGGAGGAATCCCAGGAGGAATAA
- a CDS encoding DNA-binding protein, giving the protein MVREFGPGRCLMGRLAPGDDVLVALESLVRERNIRSGQVHFLGALRRGALGYYDQNARQYRTIALDRHLEIAAGAGNISLRDGQPMVHAHVVLSDEEGRCWGGHLVPGNVVFACEFTILVLEGEPWSRHPDDFTGLTLWG; this is encoded by the coding sequence ATGGTGCGCGAGTTCGGGCCTGGTCGCTGCCTGATGGGGCGCCTGGCTCCCGGGGACGACGTCCTGGTGGCGCTGGAATCCCTGGTCAGGGAGCGGAACATAAGGTCGGGGCAGGTTCATTTCCTCGGCGCCCTCCGGCGGGGGGCCCTGGGGTATTACGATCAGAATGCGCGCCAGTACCGGACCATTGCTCTCGACCGGCACCTGGAAATCGCGGCGGGGGCGGGAAATATATCCCTCCGCGACGGCCAGCCCATGGTGCACGCCCACGTGGTGCTCTCCGACGAGGAGGGTCGGTGCTGGGGAGGTCACCTGGTACCGGGCAACGTGGTGTTCGCCTGCGAGTTCACCATCCTGGTGCTGGAGGGCGAACCCTGGTCCCGTCACCCGGACGACTTCACCGGCCTTACCCTCTGGGGCTGA
- a CDS encoding SagB/ThcOx family dehydrogenase: METGTPAGWQMQQVSSYHRGQSFPGRRGERPAPFREFPDRLALVELPAPAATGGPGIWQVMATRRTGRSYRPDAMTPGEVSQLVWAAQGITGKDMRLRAVPSAGALHPFELFLVVNRVSGLEPGLYHYHVPTGSLELLRRGELGTALARAALDQDMMARAALNVALAAVVARATWRYHERAWRYMYLDAGHIVQNLALASTALGLGLCPIGAYYDDEVDRLFGLDGERETVMYMASIGRLP, from the coding sequence ATGGAGACGGGGACACCGGCAGGATGGCAGATGCAGCAGGTATCCAGCTACCACCGGGGGCAAAGCTTCCCGGGGCGGAGGGGTGAGAGGCCGGCGCCATTCCGGGAGTTTCCGGACCGCCTGGCTCTGGTGGAGCTTCCTGCCCCCGCCGCCACCGGGGGACCGGGTATCTGGCAGGTGATGGCGACCCGGCGCACCGGACGATCCTACCGGCCGGACGCCATGACCCCGGGCGAGGTTTCCCAGCTGGTGTGGGCGGCCCAGGGCATTACGGGCAAAGACATGCGCCTGCGTGCGGTCCCCTCGGCGGGGGCCCTGCACCCCTTCGAACTGTTCCTGGTGGTGAACCGGGTGAGCGGCCTGGAACCGGGCCTCTACCACTACCACGTACCAACCGGGTCACTGGAGCTGCTCCGGCGCGGGGAGCTGGGGACGGCCCTGGCGCGGGCCGCCCTCGACCAGGACATGATGGCCCGGGCCGCCCTCAACGTGGCCCTGGCCGCGGTGGTGGCCCGCGCCACCTGGCGTTACCACGAGCGGGCCTGGCGGTACATGTATCTGGACGCCGGCCACATCGTGCAGAACCTGGCCCTGGCCTCCACCGCCCTGGGGCTGGGCCTTTGCCCCATCGGCGCCTACTACGACGACGAAGTGGACCGGCTGTTCGGCCTGGACGGCGAGCGGGAAACCGTCATGTACATGGCTTCCATCGGGCGGCTGCCCTGA
- a CDS encoding MFS transporter — MRQRLQLLWLADQIPDGVIRQNAHNSLADGAFFAAAQGLTNPFLGPFVIALGGSDVHVGLVTAAPALGGLVGQLPAVWLTERSPARMPVVLAYTLAHRLFFLFFAALPFLEGMPRAWLLVIGLGLAMVPATVTNTAWTTLMGDLFPGRLRAQIFADRNVWVALATLAGSAMAGPLLDALPPRWNWWALFLLAFGCLMGSYVFLARLREGAPAGPVRDAAAGRARAGPRGYADILRNREFLSFLVPVAVFYGGMMLAAPMYPIIYVRKLHLANSWIASFSLLSGICSVATYRYWGRACVRWGSRYVFALAAAAHVTFPMGYALAGSPYVLLFWSAVGGIFGAAFNLALFNLLLDVSAGEGRPRYVGAYNLAINGTTLLFPMLGVAAYMAWGLYVAMGISTAGRLLGTALLARGARPARTAIPGRGAGVPLA, encoded by the coding sequence TTGCGGCAGAGACTGCAGCTCCTTTGGCTGGCGGACCAGATCCCGGATGGCGTCATCCGGCAGAATGCCCACAACAGCCTGGCGGATGGGGCCTTTTTTGCGGCGGCGCAGGGCCTCACCAATCCTTTCCTGGGCCCCTTTGTCATTGCCCTGGGTGGGTCGGACGTCCACGTGGGACTGGTGACCGCCGCGCCCGCCCTGGGCGGGCTGGTGGGCCAGCTGCCTGCGGTGTGGCTCACCGAGCGGTCTCCGGCCCGCATGCCCGTGGTGCTGGCCTACACCCTGGCCCACCGCCTGTTCTTTCTGTTCTTTGCCGCTCTGCCTTTCCTGGAGGGGATGCCGCGGGCCTGGCTGCTGGTGATCGGCCTGGGGCTGGCCATGGTCCCCGCCACCGTGACCAACACCGCCTGGACCACCCTCATGGGCGATCTGTTCCCCGGGCGGCTGCGGGCCCAGATATTTGCCGACCGCAACGTCTGGGTGGCTCTGGCCACCCTGGCCGGTAGCGCTATGGCCGGTCCCCTCCTGGACGCCCTCCCGCCACGGTGGAACTGGTGGGCCCTTTTCCTGCTGGCCTTCGGGTGCCTGATGGGTTCTTACGTCTTCCTGGCCCGGTTGCGGGAAGGTGCGCCCGCGGGCCCGGTCCGTGACGCGGCAGCGGGGCGCGCTCGGGCGGGCCCGCGGGGGTACGCGGACATCCTGCGCAACCGGGAGTTCCTGTCCTTCCTGGTCCCGGTGGCAGTGTTTTACGGCGGCATGATGCTGGCCGCGCCCATGTATCCCATCATCTATGTGCGCAAGCTGCACCTGGCCAACAGCTGGATTGCCTCTTTCTCGCTCCTGTCGGGGATCTGCTCCGTTGCCACTTACCGGTACTGGGGGCGGGCGTGCGTGCGGTGGGGAAGCCGGTACGTCTTCGCCCTGGCGGCTGCCGCCCACGTCACCTTCCCCATGGGGTACGCCCTGGCGGGGTCCCCCTATGTCCTGCTCTTCTGGTCGGCAGTGGGTGGCATATTCGGGGCCGCCTTCAACCTGGCCCTTTTCAACCTGCTCCTGGATGTTTCTGCGGGCGAGGGGCGCCCTCGCTATGTGGGGGCATACAACCTGGCCATCAACGGGACCACCCTGCTCTTTCCCATGCTGGGGGTGGCCGCATACATGGCCTGGGGCCTGTATGTGGCCATGGGGATTTCCACTGCGGGCAGGTTGCTGGGGACCGCCCTGCTGGCTCGCGGGGCGCGCCCCGCCCGTACGGCGATTCCGGGCCGGGGGGCCGGCGTTCCCCTCGCCTAG
- a CDS encoding peptidoglycan DD-metalloendopeptidase family protein, producing MLILCPLAVICLAGAGCTRPLPFSPPPASPQFVLVVEPGDLAPGEAGLATLWVLGGPLPRATLEAFGRKQPMFPVGNRLAALLAVPVTQAAGEAPVAAWLEGPGAPERVTGTVKLRARQFPASRIHATPSQLEVRSAEKLREDQEKVRKAKSSSAPLPLWEGEFEMPLDAPVSTAYGQVRYINGREVGRHSGVDLAAPAGTPVGAINSGQVVFAGGLHAAGNTVIVDHGLFLFSSYSHLSRMAVKAGDQVSRGQVVGWVGSTGFSTGPHLHWSATVGFTPVDPMSLVGLRPWLTSFPR from the coding sequence GTGCTGATCCTGTGCCCGCTGGCGGTGATCTGCCTGGCGGGCGCGGGCTGCACCCGGCCCCTCCCCTTCTCGCCTCCGCCCGCCTCCCCTCAGTTCGTGCTGGTGGTGGAGCCGGGGGACCTGGCTCCGGGCGAGGCAGGTCTGGCCACCCTGTGGGTCTTGGGGGGCCCGCTCCCCCGCGCCACCCTGGAAGCGTTCGGACGGAAGCAGCCCATGTTCCCCGTGGGCAACCGCCTGGCAGCCCTCCTGGCGGTGCCCGTGACCCAGGCTGCGGGCGAGGCTCCTGTGGCAGCATGGCTGGAGGGTCCGGGGGCCCCCGAGCGGGTGACGGGCACGGTGAAGCTGCGGGCCCGCCAGTTCCCGGCGTCCCGCATCCACGCCACCCCGTCCCAACTGGAGGTACGTTCGGCCGAGAAGCTGAGGGAAGACCAGGAGAAGGTGAGGAAGGCCAAGAGCAGCTCCGCCCCCCTACCCCTGTGGGAAGGGGAGTTCGAGATGCCCCTGGATGCGCCCGTCAGCACGGCGTACGGGCAGGTCCGCTACATCAACGGGCGGGAGGTGGGCAGGCACTCCGGGGTAGACCTGGCGGCTCCCGCGGGCACCCCGGTGGGGGCCATCAACAGCGGTCAGGTGGTTTTCGCCGGCGGCCTGCATGCTGCCGGTAACACGGTAATCGTGGACCACGGGCTCTTTCTCTTCTCTTCCTACTCCCACCTGAGCCGGATGGCGGTGAAAGCGGGCGATCAGGTCTCCCGGGGCCAGGTGGTGGGCTGGGTGGGCAGCACCGGGTTTTCCACCGGTCCTCACCTGCACTGGTCTGCCACGGTGGGGTTCACCCCGGTGGACCCCATGTCCCTGGTGGGGCTGCGGCCGTGGCTCACGTCCTTCCCCCGCTAG
- a CDS encoding DUF3794 domain-containing protein, producing MSQIRQQLIVTREPLRLEEVVAEGSTQQNVLGTIVVPPQKPNVTQVIDSMGQVTITKVTTVPNKVLVEGILSVKAIYEAAVPAQTVHVVHGDIAFTAFVELPGVEPDMVAQVTADIEHLAVDVGADGRTLEVVAILRLTARVVRTVELEVVTEVTGVEGLQVQREAIRTEVTVGEGERQAVVQSTIPVPPQKPSVAQVIDFLAAARITEVRPLPNKVIIEGEIDIKIIYEAAVPTQTVHVLHASIPFHQFVEVPGAQPGMMVVANVSIEHATFDVGPEGRSIVARIILMVRARVTRTQTINVVVSVTGVPGLQVEFATIRVVEARGQGTTQSIVREVIDIPETKPDAVQILDIRTVARTRRIIVVPRKVIIEGTLQEKIMYEGRTYDQAVHVVEHTTDFSDFVVIPEAAPGMRAEATFRVEFATGDVGTGDPISVQKVIVITAVVLETREIRVVTNVTLAPAPAECVGTVTGSGVNVRAGPGTQYAILTQLEMGTQVAVLGVQEGWARVRLADGREGFISTQFVEAPCIPRG from the coding sequence GTGAGCCAGATAAGGCAGCAGCTCATCGTTACCCGGGAGCCGCTTCGCCTGGAAGAGGTGGTGGCGGAGGGGTCCACCCAGCAGAACGTGCTGGGCACCATCGTGGTCCCGCCTCAGAAGCCCAATGTGACCCAGGTCATCGACAGCATGGGCCAGGTGACCATAACCAAGGTGACCACGGTCCCCAATAAGGTGCTGGTGGAGGGGATCCTGTCCGTCAAGGCGATCTACGAGGCGGCCGTACCGGCCCAGACGGTGCATGTGGTGCACGGTGACATCGCCTTCACCGCCTTCGTGGAGTTGCCCGGTGTGGAACCCGACATGGTCGCCCAGGTGACGGCGGACATCGAGCACCTGGCGGTGGATGTGGGGGCCGACGGGCGGACCCTGGAGGTGGTGGCCATCCTGCGCCTGACCGCCCGGGTGGTGCGCACCGTGGAGCTGGAGGTGGTTACCGAGGTCACCGGGGTGGAGGGCCTGCAGGTGCAGCGGGAAGCCATCCGCACCGAAGTCACGGTGGGGGAGGGCGAACGGCAGGCGGTGGTGCAGAGCACCATCCCCGTGCCGCCTCAGAAGCCCTCCGTAGCCCAGGTGATCGACTTCCTGGCCGCGGCCCGCATCACCGAGGTGCGCCCGCTGCCCAACAAGGTGATCATCGAGGGTGAAATCGACATCAAGATCATCTACGAGGCGGCGGTACCCACCCAGACAGTGCACGTCCTGCACGCAAGCATCCCGTTCCACCAGTTTGTGGAGGTACCCGGTGCCCAGCCCGGCATGATGGTGGTGGCGAACGTCAGCATCGAGCACGCCACCTTCGACGTGGGGCCGGAGGGCCGGAGCATCGTGGCCCGCATCATCCTCATGGTGCGTGCCCGGGTCACCCGCACCCAGACCATCAACGTGGTGGTGAGCGTGACCGGCGTGCCGGGGCTGCAGGTGGAGTTCGCCACCATCAGGGTGGTGGAGGCGCGCGGGCAGGGTACCACCCAGTCCATCGTGCGCGAGGTCATCGACATCCCCGAGACCAAGCCCGATGCGGTGCAGATCCTGGACATCCGCACCGTAGCCCGCACCCGCCGGATCATCGTGGTGCCGCGCAAGGTGATCATCGAGGGTACCCTGCAGGAGAAGATCATGTACGAGGGGCGCACCTACGACCAGGCGGTGCACGTGGTCGAACACACGACCGACTTCAGCGACTTCGTGGTGATTCCGGAGGCGGCGCCCGGCATGAGGGCCGAGGCCACCTTCCGGGTGGAGTTCGCCACCGGCGACGTGGGCACGGGCGACCCCATCTCGGTGCAGAAGGTCATCGTGATCACCGCCGTCGTCCTGGAGACCAGGGAGATCCGGGTGGTCACCAACGTGACTCTGGCGCCCGCGCCGGCGGAGTGTGTGGGAACCGTCACGGGCTCGGGGGTCAACGTGCGGGCCGGCCCGGGCACCCAGTATGCCATCCTCACTCAACTGGAGATGGGTACCCAGGTCGCCGTGCTGGGCGTGCAGGAAGGCTGGGCTCGGGTAAGGCTGGCCGACGGTCGGGAAGGGTTTATCTCCACCCAGTTCGTGGAGGCACCCTGCATTCCCAGGGGGTGA
- a CDS encoding type III pantothenate kinase encodes MLLTVDMGNIHIVWGVYRQHELLFHWRTTTGRHQTTDEFRLLLERATGAGQLPPEGCTDAVVASVVPTLTGALVTAEAAGWAAHLWSWTATRPRGWRWTTKPRAKWDRTA; translated from the coding sequence GTGCTGCTGACTGTGGACATGGGGAACATCCATATCGTGTGGGGGGTCTACCGGCAGCACGAGCTTCTCTTTCACTGGCGCACCACCACCGGCCGGCACCAGACCACCGACGAATTCCGCCTTCTCCTCGAGCGGGCAACCGGTGCCGGGCAGTTGCCTCCGGAGGGATGCACCGACGCCGTGGTGGCGTCGGTGGTTCCCACCCTCACGGGAGCCCTGGTGACCGCCGAGGCCGCTGGGTGGGCCGCGCACCTCTGGTCCTGGACAGCCACGCGCCCACGGGGATGGAGGTGGACTACCAAACCCCGGGCGAAGTGGGACCGGACCGCCTAG
- a CDS encoding dihydropteroate synthase, producing the protein MEAEGPDIPDVGGESTRPGAVAVTEEEARRVFPVLEHLVREVKTPLSIDTCKASIGERALEMEV; encoded by the coding sequence ATGGAGGCGGAGGGACCGGATATCCCGGACGTGGGCGGGGAGTCGACCCGTCCGGGGGCGGTTGCGGTCACCGAGGAGGAGGCGAGGCGGGTCTTTCCGGTGCTGGAGCACCTGGTGCGGGAGGTAAAGACACCGCTTTCCATCGATACCTGCAAGGCGTCCATCGGTGAGAGGGCCCTGGAGATGGAGGTTTAG
- a CDS encoding DUF2520 domain-containing protein: MELSVGIIGAGTVGTAVATILKAKGYPMAGVVNRSREKAERLASLINAPVFDRAADLARRAEVVFITTNDGAIALVAEEIAKEGGFRPGQAVIHTSGALSSEALRPAAEKGALTLSVHPLQSFATSEQAVKVLPGSIFSIEGDAAGLPLAQKIVEDLGGRCFPIRQESKPLYHAGACVASNYLVTLISKAVDLLALSGIPQEMCLPALLPLLEGTLHNIKQVGIPQALTGPIARGDISTIGKHLAHIGEVDAELASFYRILGMSTVAVAVKKGGISEEKAEDLRRILQP, encoded by the coding sequence GTGGAGTTAAGCGTCGGCATTATCGGGGCGGGCACCGTAGGGACCGCGGTGGCCACCATCCTGAAGGCCAAGGGGTACCCGATGGCCGGGGTGGTGAATAGAAGCCGGGAAAAAGCGGAGCGGTTGGCTTCCTTGATCAACGCTCCGGTTTTTGATAGAGCTGCCGATCTGGCCCGCCGCGCGGAGGTCGTCTTCATTACCACCAACGACGGAGCTATCGCCCTGGTGGCGGAAGAAATAGCTAAAGAAGGCGGTTTTCGCCCGGGGCAAGCCGTGATTCACACGAGCGGCGCCTTAAGCAGCGAGGCGCTGCGGCCGGCGGCGGAAAAGGGGGCGTTGACCCTTTCGGTGCATCCGCTACAGTCGTTTGCCACCAGCGAACAGGCAGTAAAAGTCCTCCCCGGGTCGATCTTCAGTATCGAGGGGGATGCGGCGGGTTTGCCTTTGGCGCAGAAAATAGTTGAGGATTTGGGCGGCCGGTGTTTCCCCATCCGGCAGGAGTCGAAGCCGCTTTACCACGCCGGGGCCTGCGTGGCTTCCAACTATCTGGTAACACTGATCAGCAAGGCGGTAGACCTTTTGGCCTTGAGCGGGATTCCCCAAGAGATGTGCCTGCCGGCGCTGCTGCCGCTGTTGGAGGGGACGCTACACAACATCAAGCAAGTCGGTATTCCTCAGGCGTTAACGGGGCCAATAGCCCGCGGCGATATATCAACGATTGGCAAGCATTTAGCGCACATAGGGGAGGTGGATGCCGAGTTAGCCTCGTTTTATCGCATCCTGGGCATGAGCACGGTGGCGGTGGCGGTGAAGAAGGGCGGTATTTCCGAGGAGAAAGCGGAGGATCTGCGGCGGATTTTGCAACCATAG
- the panB gene encoding 3-methyl-2-oxobutanoate hydroxymethyltransferase, with translation MARATTVSLKEKKRNGQKITMLTAYDYPTARAMDEIGIDIILVGDSLGMVVLGYENTVFVTMEEMLHHTRPVVRGAKNTMVVADMPFLTYHFSVEDALRNAGRFIQEAGAQAVKLEGGKERVPVVKAMVDAGIPVLGHIGLTPQSIHQLGGHRVQGKDLETAKKLISDAKALEEAGCFAIVLECVPAPLAERITKELSIPTIGIGAGAGCDGQVLVSHDLLGLFAGHAAKFVRQYAQIGQIMREAFKAYKEDVEAGRFPAAEHCYGLSDDVLSKLS, from the coding sequence TTGGCACGAGCGACAACAGTCTCTTTAAAGGAAAAGAAGCGGAATGGCCAGAAAATCACCATGCTTACGGCTTACGACTATCCGACCGCCCGGGCCATGGACGAAATAGGGATCGATATAATCCTGGTCGGAGATTCCCTGGGGATGGTGGTACTGGGATACGAGAATACCGTGTTCGTGACCATGGAAGAGATGCTGCACCATACCAGGCCAGTGGTTCGGGGCGCCAAAAACACCATGGTGGTAGCAGACATGCCCTTCCTTACGTATCACTTTTCCGTAGAAGACGCTCTGCGTAACGCGGGACGGTTCATCCAGGAGGCGGGAGCTCAGGCGGTCAAGCTGGAAGGGGGCAAGGAGAGGGTGCCAGTGGTTAAGGCGATGGTTGACGCTGGGATCCCGGTGCTAGGGCACATCGGACTTACGCCCCAATCGATTCATCAGCTAGGGGGCCACCGGGTGCAAGGCAAGGACCTGGAGACGGCGAAGAAGCTGATCTCCGACGCGAAGGCGCTTGAGGAGGCGGGGTGTTTCGCCATCGTGCTCGAGTGCGTTCCCGCTCCGCTGGCGGAGAGGATTACCAAGGAGCTAAGCATTCCCACCATCGGCATCGGCGCCGGGGCGGGATGCGACGGGCAGGTGCTGGTTAGCCACGACCTGCTGGGATTGTTCGCGGGCCACGCGGCCAAGTTCGTGCGGCAGTATGCTCAGATCGGACAGATCATGCGCGAGGCCTTCAAAGCTTATAAGGAAGATGTGGAAGCCGGGAGATTTCCCGCTGCCGAACATTGTTACGGGCTTAGCGATGATGTTTTGAGCAAGCTCTCTTAA